A part of Escherichia marmotae genomic DNA contains:
- the mepM gene encoding murein DD-endopeptidase MepM, giving the protein MQQIARSVALAFNNLPRPHRVMLGSLTVLTLAVAVWRPYVYHRDATPIVKTIELEQNEIRSLLPEASEPIDQTAQEDEAIPQDELDDKTAGEAGVHEYVVSTGDTLSSILNQYGIEMGDITQLAAADKDLRNLKIGQQLSWTLTAEGDLQRLTWEVSRRETRTYDRTAANGFKMTSEMQQGEWVNNLLKGTVGSSFVASARNAGLTSAEVSAVIKALQWQMDFRKVKKGDEFAVLMSREMLDGKREQSQLLGVRLRSEGKDYYAIRAEDGKFYDRNGTGLAKGFLRFPTAKQFRISSNFNPRRLNPVTGRVAPHRGVDFAMPQGTPVLSVGDGEVVVAKRSGAAGYYVAIRHGRSYTTRYMHLRKILVKPGQKVKRGDRIALSGNTGRSTGPHLHYEVWINQQAVNPLTAKLPRTEGLTGSDRREFLAQAKEIVPQLLFD; this is encoded by the coding sequence GTGCAACAGATAGCCCGCTCTGTCGCCCTGGCGTTTAATAATTTACCGCGACCACACCGCGTTATGCTGGGGTCGCTCACCGTTCTTACCCTGGCCGTCGCTGTCTGGCGGCCCTATGTTTACCACCGCGACGCCACGCCAATTGTCAAAACAATTGAGCTGGAACAGAACGAAATCCGTTCACTCTTACCTGAAGCCAGTGAACCGATTGATCAAACCGCACAAGAAGATGAAGCCATTCCGCAGGACGAACTGGACGACAAAACCGCTGGTGAAGCGGGTGTGCATGAATATGTCGTTTCCACAGGCGATACGCTAAGTAGCATCCTCAATCAATATGGTATTGAGATGGGTGATATCACCCAACTGGCTGCTGCGGATAAAGATCTGCGTAACCTGAAAATTGGTCAACAACTCTCCTGGACATTAACCGCAGAGGGCGATTTACAGCGTCTGACCTGGGAAGTTTCTCGCCGCGAAACCCGTACCTATGATCGCACTGCTGCTAATGGTTTTAAAATGACCAGCGAAATGCAGCAAGGGGAGTGGGTTAATAATCTACTGAAAGGCACCGTTGGGTCGAGCTTTGTTGCCAGCGCCAGAAATGCTGGTTTGACCAGCGCTGAAGTGAGCGCAGTGATCAAAGCGCTACAGTGGCAGATGGACTTTCGGAAGGTGAAAAAAGGCGATGAATTTGCTGTATTAATGTCGCGTGAAATGCTTGATGGCAAACGTGAGCAAAGCCAGTTGCTGGGCGTGCGTTTGCGTTCTGAAGGCAAAGATTATTACGCAATCCGCGCTGAAGATGGCAAGTTCTATGACCGTAACGGTACTGGCCTGGCGAAAGGTTTCTTGCGATTCCCGACGGCGAAACAGTTCCGCATCTCCTCTAACTTTAACCCGCGTCGTCTGAACCCGGTAACTGGTCGTGTTGCACCACACAGAGGTGTTGATTTCGCGATGCCACAGGGTACACCGGTGCTTTCGGTGGGTGACGGTGAAGTGGTAGTAGCCAAACGCAGTGGCGCTGCAGGTTATTATGTTGCGATCCGTCATGGTCGTAGCTATACCACGCGTTATATGCACTTGCGTAAGATTCTGGTGAAACCGGGGCAGAAGGTGAAACGTGGCGATCGTATCGCGCTATCCGGTAACACCGGGCGTTCAACCGGACCACACCTGCACTATGAAGTATGGATCAACCAGCAGGCTGTAAACCCGCTGACGGCGAAACTGCCGCGTACCGAAGGGCTGACAGGTTCCGATCGTCGCGAGTTCCTGGCGCAGGCCAAAGAGATTGTGCCGCAGCTACTGTTTGATTAA
- the znuA gene encoding zinc ABC transporter substrate-binding protein ZnuA — protein sequence MLHKKTLLFAALSAALWGGATQAANAAVVASLKPVGFIASAIADGVTETEVLLPDGASEHDYSLRPSDVKRLQNADLVVWVGPEMEAFMQKPVSKLPEEKQVTIAQLENVKPLLMKSIHDDDDDHNHAEKSDEDHHHGDFNMHLWLSPEIARATAVAIHGKLVELMPQSRAKLDANLKDFEAQLVATDKQVGNELAPLKGKGYFVFHDAYGYFEKQFGLTPLGHFTVNPEIQPGAQRLHQIRTQLVEQKATCVFAEPQFRPAVVESVARGTSVRMGTLDPLGTNIKLGKTSYSEFLNQLANQYASCLKGD from the coding sequence ATGTTACATAAAAAAACGCTTCTTTTCGCAGCATTATCCGCTGCTCTCTGGGGGGGCGCAACACAGGCCGCAAATGCCGCCGTTGTTGCTTCGCTTAAACCTGTCGGATTCATCGCTTCCGCCATTGCTGATGGGGTAACAGAGACCGAGGTATTACTTCCGGACGGTGCTTCTGAACACGATTATTCACTGCGTCCATCGGATGTAAAACGCTTACAGAACGCGGACTTAGTCGTTTGGGTTGGCCCGGAGATGGAAGCGTTTATGCAAAAGCCGGTGAGCAAATTACCAGAGGAGAAACAGGTAACGATTGCGCAGCTTGAGAATGTAAAACCGCTGCTGATGAAAAGTATTCACGACGATGATGATGATCATAACCACGCGGAAAAAAGTGACGAAGATCACCATCACGGCGATTTCAACATGCATCTTTGGCTTTCCCCAGAGATAGCGCGGGCTACAGCGGTTGCAATCCATGGAAAATTAGTGGAACTTATGCCGCAAAGTCGAGCCAAACTTGACGCCAACCTGAAGGATTTTGAGGCACAATTAGTTGCAACCGATAAACAGGTTGGTAATGAGCTCGCGCCGCTCAAGGGAAAAGGTTATTTCGTTTTTCATGATGCTTATGGCTACTTCGAAAAACAATTCGGACTGACACCGCTTGGTCATTTTACCGTTAACCCAGAGATTCAACCGGGCGCGCAGCGTTTACATCAAATAAGAACACAGTTGGTTGAGCAAAAAGCAACCTGCGTTTTTGCTGAGCCACAGTTCAGGCCAGCGGTCGTTGAAAGCGTCGCACGAGGGACATCCGTTCGTATGGGAACGTTGGATCCCCTTGGGACGAATATCAAACTGGGTAAAACAAGTTATTCAGAGTTTCTGAATCAATTAGCCAACCAGTATGCGAGCTGCCTGAAAGGAGATTAA
- the znuC gene encoding zinc ABC transporter ATP-binding protein ZnuC: protein MTSLVSLENVSVSFGQRRVLSDVSLELKPGKILTLLGPNGAGKSTLVRVVLGLVTPDEGVIKRHGKLRIGYVPQKLYLDTTLPLTVNRFLRLRPSTHKEDILPALKRVQAGHLIDAPMQKLSGGETQRVLLARALLNQPQLLVLDEPTQGVDVNGQVALYDLIDQLRRELDCGVLMVSHDLHLVMAKTDEVLCLNHHICCSGTPEVVSLHPEFISMFGPRGAEQLGIYRHHHNHRHDLQGRIILRRGNDRS, encoded by the coding sequence ATGACAAGTCTGGTTTCCCTGGAAAATGTTTCGGTCTCTTTTGGCCAACGCCGCGTCCTCTCTGATGTGTCGCTGGAACTTAAACCTGGAAAAATTTTGACCTTACTTGGGCCGAACGGTGCCGGTAAGTCGACGCTAGTGCGGGTTGTGCTCGGACTGGTAACACCTGATGAAGGTGTTATCAAGCGCCACGGAAAACTGCGCATCGGATATGTGCCGCAGAAGCTGTATCTCGACACCACGTTGCCACTAACTGTAAACCGTTTCTTACGCTTACGCCCCAGTACACATAAAGAAGACATTCTGCCTGCACTGAAACGCGTTCAGGCCGGGCATCTGATTGACGCGCCAATGCAAAAGCTCTCTGGTGGTGAAACGCAGCGTGTATTGTTGGCACGCGCGTTGTTAAATCAACCGCAATTATTAGTGCTGGATGAACCTACTCAGGGCGTGGATGTGAATGGTCAGGTTGCGCTGTACGACCTTATTGACCAACTGCGCCGCGAACTGGATTGCGGCGTTTTAATGGTGTCTCACGATCTGCATCTGGTGATGGCCAAAACCGATGAAGTACTTTGTCTGAATCATCACATCTGTTGTTCCGGCACACCGGAAGTCGTTTCCCTGCATCCGGAATTTATTTCGATGTTCGGACCTCGGGGTGCTGAACAGCTAGGTATCTATCGCCATCATCATAATCACCGCCACGATTTACAGGGGCGAATTATTCTGCGTCGGGGAAATGACCGCTCATGA